In Tenacibaculum sp. 190524A02b, the genomic stretch CTGGGTTGAATACACGAATCATAATAGAAATAAATCCGATTAAGAATCCGTAAATCCACTTTCCTTTATTAGTTTGAGATGCTGTTACTGGGTCAGTAGCCATATAAACTGCTCCAAATGCAAATCCACCAATTAATAAGTGCTTCCAAAAATCTAAACTCATTAATCCGTAAAACTTGCTAGTTTCAGCAATAATTCCATTATCTGCAATTACATTGAAAATGAAGCCCATTGCTAAAGCTCCTAATACTGATGATAACATAATTCTCCAGCTACCAATTTTTGTAAAGATTAAGAATAAACCTCCTAATAAAATTAACAGCGTAGATGTTTCTCCTACTGAACCTGGAATAAATCCAAAGAACATATCAGAAACTGAAAAGCTAGGTGTTGCATTTTGTGCTAAACTTCCTAACATCGTTTCTCCAGAAATAGCATCTGCAGTTCCTGCTAATTCTCTAGCTTGATGAACCCATACTTTGTCTCCTGACATCCAAGTTGGATATGCAAAGAATAAAAATGCACGAATAGTTAAAGCTGGATTTAAGATATTCATTCCAGTACCTCCGAATACTTCTTTACCTATAACTACTCCAAACGCTACCGCTACGGCTAACATCCAAAGTGGTAAATCTACTGGTACAATTAACGGTACTAACATTCCAGTTACTAAGTAACCTTCTTCAATCTCGTGCCCTTTAATAATACAAAATATAAATTCTATAGCTAAACCAACTACATACGATACAATTACTAATGGTAAAATCTTAAAAGCTCCGACTAGTAGGTTGTCTAAATTCCAAAAGTTAGTACTAAAGAAAGACATTCCTTCAGTAAAACCATTTGTTGCTGCATGGTGTTGATATCCTGCGTTAAACATACCGAATATTAAACATGGTACTAATGCCATGATTACTGTATTCATTGTACGTTTAAGATCATCTGCTGCCTTTATGTGCGTACCTCCATGGGTAGTTTCATTTGGCAAGTATAAGAAGGTATGAAAACCGTTAAATAGCGGTGCCATTTTAGTTCCTTCATACTTCTTTTTTAAATTATGTAAGTTTTGTTTTAAGCCCATAACTCTATCCTAATTCAGCTCTCATTAAATCTAATCCTTCACGAACTATCTTTTGGTGAGGTTGTTTTGATACACAAATAAATTCTGTTAATGCAAAATCTTCCGGCGCTATTTCATATGCACCTAAGCCTTCCATTTCATCTAGGTCTTTATACATACATGCTTTTAATAATTGCATTGGATAAATATCTAATGGAAATACTTCTTCATATGAACCAGTAACCACAAATGCTCTATGCTCACCGTTAGTGTTCGTATTTAAATCGTATTTTTTCTTTGGGTTTAACCATGAAAAAGTTAACGCTCTAGAAGTAGATATTTTATTAAAAACTGGTTTGTTCCATCCGAAAAACTCATAATCGTCTCCTTCAGGTATTGCTGTAACTTCGTTATCATAATATCCTAAGAACCCATTTTCATCAACCTGTAATCCACTAAGAATATTACCACTTACCACACGCGTATTTTCTGCGTTTAAATTTCCTTTTACAACATCCGCTATTTGAGCTCCTGCTAATGCAGTAACGTATTGTGGTTTATTAAATCTTGATCCTGCTAAAGCTACAGTTC encodes the following:
- a CDS encoding NADH:ubiquinone reductase (Na(+)-transporting) subunit B, which gives rise to MGLKQNLHNLKKKYEGTKMAPLFNGFHTFLYLPNETTHGGTHIKAADDLKRTMNTVIMALVPCLIFGMFNAGYQHHAATNGFTEGMSFFSTNFWNLDNLLVGAFKILPLVIVSYVVGLAIEFIFCIIKGHEIEEGYLVTGMLVPLIVPVDLPLWMLAVAVAFGVVIGKEVFGGTGMNILNPALTIRAFLFFAYPTWMSGDKVWVHQARELAGTADAISGETMLGSLAQNATPSFSVSDMFFGFIPGSVGETSTLLILLGGLFLIFTKIGSWRIMLSSVLGALAMGFIFNVIADNGIIAETSKFYGLMSLDFWKHLLIGGFAFGAVYMATDPVTASQTNKGKWIYGFLIGFISIMIRVFNPAYPEGVMLAILLMNVFAPTIDHYVVQGNVKKRLKRLKAKTA